Proteins from one Embleya scabrispora genomic window:
- a CDS encoding isoprenyl transferase, protein MFPRRRRAESAPARAAREQRHYRDPKPHAEGALPPDIPADLVPEHVALVMDGNGRWAKERGLARTDGHTAGEASLFDVVEGAAQIGVKYVSAYAFSTENWKRSPEEVRFLMGFNIDTIHRRIDEMDELGVRIRWCGRRPRLWASVIKELEIAEERTKDNTRLTLAMCINYGGRAEIADAAALIAEDVKAGRLDPKKVDEKTFAKYLDEPDMPDVDLFIRSSGEQRTSNFLLWQSAYAEMVFLDVLWPDFDRRHMWQACETYASRDRRYGGALPNAITEPEPVPSGS, encoded by the coding sequence CTGTTCCCCCGCCGTCGGCGGGCCGAGTCGGCGCCCGCCCGGGCCGCTCGCGAGCAGCGGCACTACCGCGACCCCAAGCCGCACGCCGAGGGCGCGCTGCCACCGGACATCCCGGCCGATCTGGTGCCCGAACACGTCGCGCTGGTGATGGACGGCAACGGCCGCTGGGCCAAGGAGCGCGGGCTGGCTCGCACCGACGGGCACACCGCGGGCGAGGCGTCGTTGTTCGACGTCGTCGAGGGCGCCGCCCAGATCGGCGTCAAGTACGTCTCCGCGTACGCGTTCTCCACCGAGAACTGGAAGCGCTCGCCCGAGGAGGTGCGCTTCCTGATGGGCTTCAACATCGACACGATCCACCGCCGGATCGACGAGATGGACGAACTCGGCGTGCGGATCCGCTGGTGCGGCCGGCGACCCCGGTTGTGGGCGAGCGTGATCAAGGAGTTGGAGATCGCCGAGGAGCGCACCAAGGACAACACCCGGCTGACCCTGGCGATGTGCATCAACTACGGCGGCCGGGCCGAGATCGCGGACGCCGCCGCGCTGATCGCCGAGGACGTCAAGGCGGGTCGGCTCGACCCGAAGAAGGTCGACGAGAAGACGTTCGCCAAGTATCTGGACGAACCGGACATGCCGGATGTCGATCTGTTCATCCGCTCCTCCGGTGAGCAGCGCACCTCCAACTTCCTGCTGTGGCAGTCCGCCTACGCCGAGATGGTCTTCCTGGACGTGTTGTGGCCGGACTTCGACCGGCGGCACATGTGGCAGGCGTGCGAGACGTACGCGTCGCGCGACCGCCGCTACGGCGGCGCGCTGCCGAACGCGATCACCGAGCCGGAACCGGTGCCGTCGGGCTCCTGA
- a CDS encoding permease — translation MNSMFEKSAPPRPAAAARVAPPPPRGAESSATAGSAAHGRPPAERWRPGQLEFFVLALLVLLFAQPWIVDRLGTPAVQTWATVFVAISVQALPFLVLGTLLSAAITAFVPPSVFTKVLPKRQSLAVPVAGAAGAILPGCECASVPVAGGLMARGVAPAAALAFLLSSPAINPIVLTATAVAFPKQPEMVLARFVASLGTAVLMGWLWARFGRPEWIKPMRRPHDHGGNGKWENFRLALQHDFLHAGGFLVIGAITAATLNVTVPKHVIDAVSGSPWFAVLALAFLAVVLAVCSEADAFVAASLLGFSPTAKLAFMVVGPMVDVKLIALQSGTFGRGFAARFSSATFVVAIVASYVVGWWLL, via the coding sequence ATGAACTCCATGTTCGAAAAGAGTGCGCCGCCGCGCCCCGCTGCCGCCGCGCGGGTGGCGCCCCCACCACCTCGTGGCGCCGAGTCGTCCGCGACCGCCGGGTCCGCGGCACACGGCCGCCCGCCCGCCGAGCGGTGGCGGCCGGGCCAACTCGAATTCTTCGTACTCGCCCTGCTCGTGCTGCTGTTCGCGCAGCCGTGGATCGTGGACCGGCTCGGCACGCCCGCGGTGCAGACCTGGGCCACCGTGTTCGTCGCGATCTCCGTCCAGGCGCTGCCGTTCCTGGTCCTGGGCACCCTGCTCTCCGCCGCGATCACCGCGTTCGTACCGCCCTCGGTGTTCACCAAGGTGCTGCCCAAACGGCAATCCCTCGCGGTGCCGGTGGCGGGTGCCGCCGGGGCGATCCTGCCGGGCTGCGAGTGCGCGTCGGTGCCGGTGGCCGGCGGACTCATGGCGCGCGGGGTCGCGCCCGCCGCGGCGCTGGCGTTCCTGCTGTCCTCGCCGGCGATCAACCCGATCGTGCTGACCGCGACCGCGGTCGCCTTCCCCAAGCAGCCCGAGATGGTGCTCGCCCGGTTCGTCGCCTCGCTCGGCACGGCGGTGCTGATGGGCTGGTTGTGGGCCCGGTTCGGCCGGCCCGAGTGGATCAAGCCCATGCGCCGTCCGCACGATCACGGCGGCAACGGCAAGTGGGAAAACTTCCGGCTCGCGCTCCAGCACGACTTCCTGCACGCGGGCGGCTTCCTGGTGATCGGCGCGATCACCGCCGCGACGCTCAACGTCACGGTGCCCAAGCACGTGATCGACGCGGTCTCCGGCTCGCCCTGGTTCGCGGTGCTCGCGCTGGCCTTCCTGGCCGTGGTGCTCGCGGTGTGCTCGGAGGCGGACGCGTTCGTGGCGGCGAGCCTGCTCGGCTTCTCGCCGACCGCGAAGCTGGCCTTCATGGTGGTCGGCCCGATGGTGGACGTGAAGCTGATCGCGCTCCAGTCGGGCACCTTCGGGCGCGGCTTCGCGGCCCGGTTCTCCTCGGCGACGTTCGTGGTGGCGATCGTCGCGAGCTACGTCGTCGGATGGTGGTTGTTGTGA